A window of Xenopus laevis strain J_2021 chromosome 1L, Xenopus_laevis_v10.1, whole genome shotgun sequence genomic DNA:
ACTGTGGCTCAGCTGGTCAAGAGACTGACTGATGCCGGTATAAATTACTGACATGTCTTCATTACACAAATAGCTGTTTAAGTCTGCAATTTGTCCATTAAATGGGACATATAAAAAACTTACAAAATACTCCTAAATACAAATGTAGAATTTCCCCCAAACcatactagtcccacccatctgttctgTTTCAGTCACACTTGCATGTTTGTGTAAGGTTTGCACTGCAGGATACTCACCCTAAGATTTTTTTCACAGATGCCATGAAGTACACCATTGTGGTGTCTGCTACAGCCTCTGATGCTGCTCCCCTGCAATATCTTGCTCCATACTCTGGCTGTTCCATGGGAGAGTATTTCAGAGACAATGGAAAGCACGCTTTGATCATCTATGATGACTTGTCCAAGCAGGTGAGCACTTTAGAAATGTCCACTCATCCTTATAAGTTGGTTTGactagatgtgtaacataatagcaagaacactactgcttttcagctttcttgctttccactgattggttaccaggcagtaaccaatcagagacttgaaggggggggcacatggatcataacttgcttttgaatctgagctgaatgctgagggtcaattgcaaactcgctgaacagttatgtcccatgtggccccccttatagtcactgggggtcatatatcaacactggacaaatttgcccatgggcagttacctatagcaaccaatcagtgattagctttttaatgccagctgcaagtagaaccatgaatgcagcaatctggttgccatgggttactgcccatgggcaaatttgcccagtgttgataaatgaaccccactgaCTGACTCAGGGTTAGCGatttgaaaagcaggaagtagtgttctgttatgttacacatcagggcagatttatcaacgttcaaatacatttcggttggtcgaatttcgagttttatgggagtttttaaaaactcgcgtgaactctaaattcaacccttaataaatgggcctcatccattcactccagcctttatacattacatttttggctaactatgttacaaacattttttattttgcacagtctatttacccagtttttatttttatacagaacaattcctttaatatttctGAGCCCACAACCTTTATCTCCCCCCTGCTGTGTACAGCTTCTGCTTCTCCCCAATTATTCGACTGATCAGAACATTACTATTTTAACATACCTGTAAAAATCCTCCCTTTTTAGGCTGTAGCCTACCGTCAGATGTCTCTGTTGCTGCGTCGTCCTCCTGGTCGTGAGGCCTACCCTGGGGACGTCTTCTACCTTCACTCCCGTCTTCTGGAAAGAGCAGCCAAAATGAACGATCACTTTGGAGGCGGCTCCCTGACTGCTCTCCCTGTCATTGAAACCCAGGCCGGTGATGTGTCCGCTTACATCCCAACCAATGTCATCTCCATCACTGACGGACAGGTAATGTCATTTAGAGAGTTTAGAGAGACTACCCACAGAAGTATCTGAAAATGAGAGAACCCTACTGACTGACTTTGCTACTCTTTGTAGATTTTCTTGGAGACAGAGTTGTTCTACAAGGGTATCCGGCCTGCTATCAACGTGGGTCTGTCTGTGTCCAGAGTGGGATCAGCTGCTCAGACCAGAGCTATGAAACAGGTAAATGAGAGTACTACCAAGTAACAATTAGCAGCCAATCTTTAATTACTGAGAATCCAAAGTTTGCAGTGTCTTCGTAAATAGTGATCTTTTCAGTTCCCGATTTGCCTTCTACTGTCACAACTTCAATACGGAGGCTAAGCACACACTACTTTCTACCTGTATGTAACATTGGCTCCGGACTAAAATGAGAACTTGCAGAATTGTGGTTTGATCCATGAAAATGGATTTATAACAAACTCTCTTCCTCAAGTGATGCTTGTAGAGCAGGAATACAAATCTgcttttaaagtacaggtatgtttATACCTGTTGTCTgaaaacccggtatccagaaagctctgaattacgggaaggccttattccatagacttcattttatccaaatgtttaaatggcggcttttctgtgtaataataaaacagtagcttgtattgatcccaactaagatataattaatccttattggagagaTTTTCTGAGActattttcttatttgtggtttttacattagtttttattcagcagctctccagtttgcaatttcagccatctggttgctagggtccaagttaccctagcaactatgcactgactTTAAtgggaaactggaatatgaataggagaggcctaaacagaaagatcgaataataaaaagtagccataacaataaatctgtaggcttacacagcatttgttttagatggggtcagcgacctccatttgaaagctggaaagagccaaaaGAAAGCAACggtttcaaaaactatacaaaataaataacagaccaattggaaagttgattagaattggctgttctataacattgTGTTCTATAATacactgaaaggtgaaccacccctttaatgcttaaaTCGTTTTCTTGTGGATTTACggaatgaatatccaaattaggattctttccttatctggaaatccgcaggtcctgagcattctgccaACAGGCCCCGTATCTGTATATTTAACACTTTACATTTACAATCCccgggaaaaaaaactttaacctcTCCTGCTTATTTTCCTGTTTAATTCAGCCCTAACTGAACCTtggaaattatttatttctacttTGCTGTATTGGATAACTGACTGCAGAAACATCATTGGCTCTTATTTCGTTCAGTGTCGGCTGCTGATTCAGACATGAACTTGTGTTTATAGGTGGCCGGTACAATGAAGCTGGAGTTGGCTCAGTACCGTGAAGTTGCTGCTTTTGCCCAGTTCGGCTCAGATTTGGATGCTGCTACACAACAACTCCTGAACCGCGGTGTGCGTCTGACTGAGTTGCTGAAGCAAGGACAATACGGTAAGAACTTGAGCAAATATCTGAACCTCTGCTGCTTCATCTCTACGTTGATGCTTCTAATAACTTCTTTCAACTGTATTGCCGTTCACTGCAGTTCCCATGGCCATCGAAGAACAGGTAACCGTAATCTATGCCGGTGTCAGGGGACATCTTGACAAGATGGAGCCCAGCAAAATCACAAAGTTTGAGAGCGCTTTCCTTGCTCACGTTAAGAGCCAACACCAGGAGCTTCTTGCTACAATCAGGTAAGTGACTAACTTTGTCCAGCCAGTTAGTTCTTTCTGCTCAGCAACTTCTGACTGGTGAGTAAAGCTCTCAAAAACCAGTACAAGCCAGAAGCAAGTGGATTgacttgtttaatttaaaaacaaccaACAGTTTAAACTAgagatgcaacgaatccactatcctttgtgaaagaatagGCCAAATACCCAATAAgaatcctaatttatatatgcaaattaggggtgagaaggggaatacatttttttacttgttttgtgacagtcactcgtttccatcccgcccctaatttgcatatacaaattaagattctggttcggtatttggccgaatctttcacaaaggattcggctgaatcctgctgaaaaaggcatccctagtttttaaacTGGCCGGGAAAGAACCTAACAGAAGCTCACCTTCCAAttaacttttagaggcacatttatcaaaggttgaatttcaaatgtgtgggttttttttaacggTAATAAATACGAATGTACTCAATTTGGGgacttatttaataataaaaaattaatatctCGCACAAATTTGACACGAAAACtcatcgaattagactaaactctgccccttagtatcatgtacatattgatattttgagaatttgcaatgggtttttgtttgtgatttttttttctttttttttatttcagcagctctaTAGTTTGCAATATTgccaatttggttgctatggtccagattaccctagcaaccatgcactgatttgcataagaaactggaatatgaatgggagaggcctgaatagaaacatgaaaaatataaagtaaccatagatttgtagccttgcaatgcattggtttttagatgaggtcagtgacccctattagaaagctggaaagagacaggaAAATTAACAATGACTGactatagaaaataatgaaataaagttgcttataattagacattctataacaatcTTCAAGGTGAACCAATCCTTTAAGGACTAAATTCCTCCTAAAGATTCATTTAAATCTAAATCCTTCGACGCCGTCATTAATGTGTAACTTGATTTTTATTCTAGGGCTGATGGAAAGATCTCCGAACAGGCCGATGCCAAGCTCAAAGAAATCGTCCTAAACTTCCTGTCCACATTCGAAGCATAAATTCCGGGTTCTGCCACCAGtttgtgatgtcactgttccCAATTGTTCCTGGTTTTCATTCTTGCTAAACTTATTGAAGCACTTGTGCTTTTAATGTACAGAAATATCTCTAATGGAGAGTAAACTTTCATGAAAATTTAAATCTGAAGTTTTCGTTTTGCTTATGAGGGTTTGGCATTATGAAGAAATCTAGTTTAGGAACTCTTTTTGTAATCCACTTCAATGTGACCAACACTTGAATAATGTAAATGTAGTGCGCACAGAGACCGCCTCTTTTTGTTTAGAAATTAGGGTATCCATCATCTGTAATGGGTTATTAGGATCCAATTAGGCACATTAGTAGAACAGCAGGGGGAAAAGAtactgattagggatgcaccaaatccactatttcggattcggccgaacccccgaatcctttgtgcatgtgcaaattaggggtagcaagggggaaaaatgttttactactttgttttgtgaagaaaagtcatgcgatttccctccccacccctaatttgcatatgcaaattcgggttcggccgggcagaaggattcagccgaatcctgctgaaaaggcaggatattttttacttccttgttttgtgacagtcacgtgatttcctttccccatccctaatttgcatatgcaaattaggatcaaggttcggctgggcagaagcaTGAAAGGCTGGATTCGACGCATGTCTAATTTTCATGCAactgcaaaaaagtaaaaatttacatttagtatatcaagttaaaatgtatttgttcccCATAAAGCCTAATGCGTTTGAtacttacccagcacttagtcatcgGCAACCAGAGTTGCATGAGTATCttgcagcatttctttccttctattgtgtacacatgggcttctgtatcagacttcctgttttcagcttaaacctacaGGGTTGGTGATACTCTgacttccctgtataactcagcctgcagccttgtgtctttatatggtcacagaacaacccctcagtgacttcgaatatccttatcatttacagtagggggtacattatcccttataatacacgagtagagttccctgtataactcagtctgcagccttgtgcctttatatggtcacagaaccaacCAGAATAAAGCTGGTTGCTGGGAAATaaacctaacgcgttttgggATCAAATCCCTTGAGGGAGCCCTGGGGTACCCATTTGGTCTTCCAACTCCTGGCACAGTCTCTAGCCAGGGCACAGTCCCACTCTTGCTGGACAAACACAGTCCCAGTCTCATGAGCTTTATACcctaggtagcactacctgccccctATAACTCTCCTTTGGACAGAGGCAgtagctcccacatagcaggcacaCGATCAACACCTGTCCTTACACAGGGGACACTTGATGGAGCCATTCCAATACCTTTCCTCGGGTAAAGACTCGCATCCACAGTAACTCACAGAAGTTTTCAGGCCAGCTCCAACACTCATCTGGAGTGTGAGCACATCCCAAGCCTCTTTAACAGGAATCATTGGGCAGCTTATTTACTTTCTTTGTTGCCTTGGAGCTCCAGACATCTCACTCCAGCTAAGCTGCCAAATGATAATTGAGGTCTCGGTATCTCCAAGTCCACCAAGGGCCTCCCTACCTATGTGGCTTTCTCCATTTGCCTTGGGCCTCTGGCTGCAAGAGCCCCAGCTGAAACCATCCTGAAGTAAAAAAGGGAAGAATTGAGCCTGAGCACATTGCAGCTCAGCTTTTTTAAAGAGATGATGCAACAGCagcaccttctggccaaatctggaatctgccaggaCACACTGCACTTGGGACGAAGGACTCACTCCCCCTTCCATATCCAGTTTAGGTTGAACACTTAGCTGGTCAACCATGTGGGATTTTCAGATCATATGGGAACTGAAcgctatgggtccctacatgccAAAGACAAAGGCCACTTCTCTATCCTTATGCTCCTTGACCAATCATTTGCATTTGATACGGTTGACCAGTCTCTCCTCATGCAAATTATGTATTCGCTTGGTATacataaccaggctgcatcttggctctcttcttactgTCTCCTATGCTAATagaacctcatctccagttctaCCTAATGtaggggtgccgcaaggctctgtacttgacCCGTTGTTCTCCATGTACACTCTATCCTTGGGAGATCTCATCcgctcatttggctttaattattatCTGTAAGCAGATGTACCcaaccccttcattaacagctcaATCCAAGTCTCAAATCTCTAACTTTCCCCTCCcaatctccaactggatgaaccagtgccacctcaaactcaacctaacaaaatcTCAACTCACCaactttccacctaagcctggtcctactcccccaGTCgaccctgccggcccagacccgctccttgTTGTTCCTTCCCCAACCTCCCTCTCCTGGGGATGTTAAAGATGTGTTGCAGCCAGGGCTGGTGGGCCCAGAGGAGTCAAAGACTACCCCTAGACAGTGCTGCCCAACCTTGCGGTGTctggggtaatctttgactcctctctttTCTCTGaccatattaacaccactgtcaaaccCTGTCACTTTTTTTATGCAGTATTGCTAAAATGCGTATTCTGATGTTTATGCATACTCTCATCCTATCCCacctagattactgtaaccttctactaactggcctccctttCAATAAGTAATGGAATAAttctaaaagttgcttagaatgagttctataacgtactaaaagttaacttaaaggtgtaaaTTCCCTTTTAAAGGACATAGAACAAATAACTGACTGACCACATTGGGCTTGAGAAGAAGTCACATCTAGTGTCCTATGGTCTCTATAGCTGCTGCCCAGGCAGCTGAAGTTGTAGCTCCCTCAGGTGGTGGTCTGTTCCCTGTAAGCTCTCCAAGGGGTTCAATAAGGTTCCGATTGAGAGAAgtgttaaaggggtcgttcacctttgggtttagtatgatgtagagagtgatattctgagacaatttgcaattgattttcattttttattatttgtggtttttgagttatttcgctttttattcagcagctctccggtttgcaatttcagccatctttgGGGTtggttagggtccaaattcccctagcaaccatgcactgatctgaatgagggactggaatattaaaggagaggcatgaatagaaagatgagtaataaaaagtagcagagcatttgttttttagatggggtcagtgaccccctttttttttttttggaaagagtGAAAAGAAGACCGGAGGAAAACTAAAAACTGATTCTATAAACACCTTGAAAAAAACTTTCTATTAGGGGTTCTTTTGTCCAGCCCCTCTCTAAAATCATCAATAAGCCTGACATTTGACTTTTAAGTCACCTGCATTGGAGAAATCCCATAATTTCTGGCACAGATGGAGAAAGTGGATTTAGAGCACTCTGCGATGCCCAGGGAGATAAGAAGGTCCAAATAATATGGTACTAGGCCGAAGTACTTCTCTTTCTAGCTTTGATAAGTGGGTTCATTACCAAGTAGGAACTTACTGCTTCAAACCCCTTACAACCTCCCTGCCATCAGGTTGAAGCCTTCCAGAATCGGACTGTATCCACTCTTGCTGCATATGGAGAAGgaatactgggaaaaaaacattggaaatttGGCATTGATGTCTGTGGTCATTAAATCTATCTCTGGGTGACCCCAGATTGATGTAATCTGATGAGGAACCTTGGGATTTAGGGCCCACTCCCCCTTGGGTACAGAGTGTCTGCTCAGAAAGTCTACCTGCAAATGCTGGGGTCCTGCTATGTAGAGATCTGTGATATTAACTACGTGTAATTGAGCCCAACCCATTATGGGGTTGTCACACTGAACAGGGTTGAACTCTGAGCCCTCCTTGGCTCTTGATATAAGACATGACTGAGGCATTGTCCAACCCTGGTTTGGACTCAAATCCTAAGAGAATATTATGGAATGCTAGAAGAGCAACCCTGACTTCATGTTCGACCGAATCTGAGAAAGATTCCAAGCTCCCTGAGCATAAAGGCTTAAGAGATGAGCTCCTCAACCTTTTTCTGAGGCTTCAAAGAAAAGTTGTATCTGTGCAGCCTCAACCAGGGGAAGTCCCATCCAAAGACTGCTGGCTATTTGCCACCAAGACAGATATTCCTTGCACCAACCTGGAGACTGGATCAGTCTCATCCTCCACTTGGCTCACCAGACCAGGCCAGATCTATATTGGAAATCAGAAGCCATAAAGACAGTTTTCTGAAAGAAAATCTGAGATTTTGAAAGAGATGTGATGTATCTTCTATAGAAGAGAAAGGAGCCCCTACGTCGATAATTATCTGCAAAGGAGAAACTTGACTCTTTGCAGCTGAACTCCCAAAACTGCTCTGGTTCTGTTGAGATGAGTAAAAAGAGTGGAAGTATCTCTGGCAACTGACAGAACATTGTCTAGTTACTCGTAGATAGTGGTAGTTTCTTTAGTATTGGGAAGAAGGGGATTTGGCCCCAGATCAGGCAAGTCCCTAGGGCGGAAACAAATTAAGTCATTGGACATTGTATTGTACAGTATT
This region includes:
- the atp5f1a.L gene encoding ATP synthase subunit alpha, mitochondrial yields the protein MLSVRVAAALARALPRQSGLVSKKALGAAFVATRNIHASGVWLQKSGTAEVSSILEERILGADTTADLEETGRVLSIGDGIARVYGLRNVQAEEMVEFSSGLKGMSLNLEPDNVGVVVFGNDKLIKEGDIVKRTGAIVDVPVGDELLGRVVDALGNTIDGKGPIGSKTRRRVGLKAPGIIPRISVREPMQTGIKAVDSLVPIGRGQRELIIGDRQTGKTSIAIDTIINQKRFNDGTDEKKKLYCIYVAIGQKRSTVAQLVKRLTDADAMKYTIVVSATASDAAPLQYLAPYSGCSMGEYFRDNGKHALIIYDDLSKQAVAYRQMSLLLRRPPGREAYPGDVFYLHSRLLERAAKMNDHFGGGSLTALPVIETQAGDVSAYIPTNVISITDGQIFLETELFYKGIRPAINVGLSVSRVGSAAQTRAMKQVAGTMKLELAQYREVAAFAQFGSDLDAATQQLLNRGVRLTELLKQGQYVPMAIEEQVTVIYAGVRGHLDKMEPSKITKFESAFLAHVKSQHQELLATIRADGKISEQADAKLKEIVLNFLSTFEA